One Actinoplanes missouriensis 431 DNA segment encodes these proteins:
- a CDS encoding MalY/PatB family protein, giving the protein MTAFDVDIQRLRSGYGVKWGALDPGTLGAWVADMDFPVAPVIRRRLHEVTDHGYPHWPGGDPVVAAFTSRMATRHGWTPSHDRTRVFTDLIQILQVMIETVTSPGDGIGVQLPNYPPFLASITRAGRRIVPVSSPGDLAGCRLFLLVNPHNPTGRVFPADELAAFASAAQEHDVTVLSDEIHADLVYAGHRHVPFASVSPDAAARTITATSATKAFNIAGLRCAVAHIGPAAVWDALDRFPLDYFGQPSTLGRVATVAAWREADDWLDGLMSVLTANRDQVTRWAATLPGDTGYREPEGTYLAWLRFPELGPDPAGVLEERARVRLGRGADFSPETGAYVRINFATSPEILTEILTRVSRVVTSSRSR; this is encoded by the coding sequence GTGACCGCGTTCGACGTCGACATTCAAAGGCTTCGATCAGGGTACGGGGTGAAGTGGGGCGCCCTGGACCCCGGCACGCTCGGCGCCTGGGTGGCCGACATGGACTTCCCCGTCGCGCCGGTCATCCGCCGGCGGCTGCACGAGGTCACCGACCACGGGTATCCGCACTGGCCCGGCGGTGATCCGGTGGTGGCCGCGTTCACGTCGCGGATGGCGACCCGGCACGGCTGGACACCCTCCCACGACCGGACCAGGGTGTTCACCGACCTGATCCAGATCCTGCAGGTGATGATCGAGACGGTGACGTCGCCCGGTGACGGGATCGGTGTCCAGCTGCCGAACTATCCGCCGTTCCTGGCCAGCATCACCCGCGCGGGCCGTCGCATCGTGCCCGTCTCGTCACCGGGCGACCTCGCCGGCTGCCGGCTGTTCCTGCTGGTGAATCCGCACAACCCGACCGGTCGGGTGTTCCCTGCCGACGAGCTCGCCGCGTTCGCCTCCGCCGCGCAGGAGCACGACGTGACCGTGCTGTCCGACGAGATCCACGCCGATCTCGTCTACGCGGGGCACCGCCATGTCCCGTTCGCGTCGGTGAGTCCCGACGCGGCCGCCCGCACGATCACCGCGACGTCGGCGACGAAGGCGTTCAACATCGCCGGGTTGCGCTGCGCGGTCGCGCACATCGGACCGGCCGCGGTGTGGGACGCGCTGGACCGTTTCCCACTGGACTATTTCGGACAGCCGAGCACGCTGGGACGGGTCGCGACAGTGGCCGCCTGGAGGGAGGCGGACGACTGGCTGGACGGGTTGATGTCGGTGCTCACCGCCAACCGTGATCAGGTCACCCGGTGGGCCGCCACGTTGCCGGGGGACACCGGGTACCGGGAACCCGAGGGGACATATCTGGCGTGGCTGCGCTTCCCGGAACTCGGGCCGGACCCGGCCGGCGTGCTGGAGGAGAGGGCGCGGGTGCGGCTCGGCCGGGGGGCTGACTTCAGTCCGGAGACGGGTGCTTATGTGCGCATCAACTTCGCGACAAGTCCCGAGATCCTGACCGAGATCCTGACCAGGGTGTCTCGTGTCGTGACCAGTTCACGCTCCCGCTGA
- a CDS encoding DinB family protein, translating into MISKDDYLYFAGRALDGMAGIVAGLGDELANSRPALPGANTPYALLTHCVGVVDYWAGVLVAGRAVVRDRDAEFTAAGPVEPLLAEVSAVRERLASDVRAAEPQASLRAQPPGSFQGPDRELNRGAALLHVYEELAQHHGQMEIMRDAILAQARP; encoded by the coding sequence GTGATATCCAAGGATGACTATCTGTACTTCGCCGGGCGGGCGCTCGACGGGATGGCCGGCATCGTCGCCGGGCTCGGGGACGAACTCGCCAACTCGCGGCCCGCGCTGCCCGGCGCGAACACGCCCTACGCGCTGCTCACCCACTGCGTGGGGGTCGTCGACTACTGGGCCGGCGTCCTCGTCGCCGGACGTGCGGTGGTCCGGGATCGCGACGCCGAGTTCACCGCCGCCGGGCCGGTGGAGCCGCTGCTCGCGGAAGTCTCAGCCGTACGGGAACGGCTTGCCTCGGACGTGCGCGCCGCCGAGCCGCAGGCGTCGCTGCGAGCGCAACCACCAGGGTCTTTCCAAGGTCCGGACCGCGAGCTGAACCGGGGCGCCGCGCTGCTCCACGTCTACGAGGAACTCGCCCAGCATCACGGGCAGATGGAGATCATGCGGGACGCGATCCTTGCGCAGGCCCGGCCGTGA
- the katG gene encoding catalase/peroxidase HPI — protein MSDAQDSGTGKCPVAHDSVTAHGSESENPAIDSPTPKTGGRPRTNRDWWPNQLDLSVLHAHSAKGNPLGPDFEYAKEFAKLDVEALKRDLVELMTTSQDWWPADFGHYGGLMIRMSWHAAGTYRIQDGRGGAGDGGQRFAPLNSWPDNANLDKARRLLWPVKAKYGQKISWADLLVLAGNVAMESMGFETFGFGFGRVDVWEPEEIFWGPEDTWLGDERYASEKTMAEGVGATEMGLIYVNPEGPRGNADPLAAAHFIRETFARMAMNDEETVALIAGGHTFGKTHGAAPADNHVGAEPEGAPLEAQGLGWLSTHGSGKGKDTITSGLEVTWTDKPTQWSNRFFEILFGYEWELTTSPAGAKQWVAKTTDEIIPDAFDPSKKHRPTMLTTDLSLRVDPAYEKISRRFLENPEEFRLAYAKAWYKLLHRDMGPVSRFLGPWVPEAQLWQDPVPAVEGPLVTDADVAALKAKVLDSGLSVAQLIQAAWASAATFRSTDKRGGANGARIRLEPQRSWEVNQHAIAVVDALGKIQQEFNAAGGAQISLADLIVLAGNAAVEKAAKDAGVPVTVPFHPGRTDASQEQTDVESFKVLEPRADGFRNYLRPGEKTQPEILLVDRAYMLNLTAPEMTVLVGGLRALGNNFGGTQHGVLTDKPGVLSNDFFRNLLSPGTKWKASQTEHVYDIEDLATGEVKWTATAVDLIFGSNSQLRALAEVYASSDATEKFVNDFVAAWTKVMELDRYDLV, from the coding sequence ATGAGCGACGCCCAGGACAGCGGAACCGGCAAGTGCCCGGTGGCGCACGACTCCGTGACCGCGCACGGCAGCGAGAGCGAGAACCCGGCGATCGACTCGCCGACCCCGAAGACCGGCGGTCGTCCGCGCACCAACCGTGACTGGTGGCCGAACCAGCTCGACCTGTCGGTGCTGCACGCCCACTCGGCGAAGGGCAACCCGCTCGGACCCGATTTCGAGTACGCGAAGGAGTTCGCGAAGCTCGACGTCGAGGCGCTCAAGCGTGACCTCGTCGAGCTGATGACCACCTCGCAGGACTGGTGGCCGGCCGACTTCGGTCACTACGGCGGTCTGATGATCCGGATGAGCTGGCACGCCGCGGGCACCTACCGCATCCAGGACGGCCGCGGTGGCGCCGGCGACGGCGGGCAGCGGTTCGCCCCGCTGAACAGCTGGCCGGACAACGCCAACCTGGACAAGGCCCGCCGCCTGCTCTGGCCGGTCAAGGCCAAGTACGGCCAGAAGATCTCCTGGGCCGACCTGCTGGTTCTCGCCGGCAACGTCGCCATGGAGTCGATGGGCTTCGAGACGTTCGGCTTCGGTTTCGGCCGCGTCGACGTGTGGGAGCCGGAGGAGATCTTCTGGGGTCCCGAGGACACCTGGCTGGGTGACGAGCGCTACGCCTCCGAGAAGACGATGGCCGAGGGCGTCGGCGCCACCGAGATGGGTCTCATCTACGTGAACCCGGAGGGCCCGCGCGGCAACGCCGACCCGCTCGCCGCGGCGCACTTCATCCGGGAGACGTTCGCCCGGATGGCGATGAACGACGAGGAGACCGTCGCGCTGATCGCCGGTGGTCACACGTTCGGCAAGACCCACGGCGCGGCCCCGGCCGACAACCACGTCGGCGCGGAGCCCGAGGGCGCCCCGCTCGAGGCGCAGGGCCTGGGCTGGCTGAGCACCCACGGCAGCGGCAAGGGCAAGGACACCATCACGTCCGGCCTCGAGGTCACCTGGACCGACAAGCCGACCCAGTGGAGCAACCGGTTCTTCGAGATCCTCTTCGGCTACGAGTGGGAGCTGACCACCAGCCCCGCCGGCGCGAAGCAGTGGGTCGCCAAGACCACCGACGAGATCATCCCGGACGCCTTCGACCCGTCGAAGAAGCACCGCCCGACGATGCTCACCACCGACCTGTCGCTGCGGGTCGACCCGGCCTACGAGAAGATCTCGCGCCGCTTCCTGGAGAACCCCGAGGAGTTCCGCCTCGCCTACGCCAAGGCGTGGTACAAGCTTCTCCACCGTGACATGGGCCCGGTCTCCCGCTTCCTCGGCCCGTGGGTGCCCGAGGCGCAGCTCTGGCAGGACCCGGTTCCGGCCGTCGAGGGCCCGCTGGTCACCGACGCCGACGTGGCCGCGCTCAAGGCGAAGGTCCTCGACTCGGGCCTGAGCGTCGCGCAGCTGATCCAGGCCGCGTGGGCCTCGGCCGCCACGTTCCGCTCCACCGACAAGCGCGGTGGCGCGAACGGCGCCCGGATCCGCCTCGAGCCGCAGCGCAGCTGGGAGGTCAACCAGCACGCGATCGCGGTCGTCGACGCCCTCGGCAAGATCCAGCAGGAGTTCAACGCCGCCGGTGGCGCGCAGATCTCCCTCGCTGACCTGATCGTGCTGGCCGGCAACGCCGCCGTGGAGAAGGCCGCGAAGGACGCCGGCGTGCCGGTGACCGTGCCGTTCCACCCGGGCCGCACCGACGCCTCCCAGGAGCAGACCGACGTCGAGTCGTTCAAGGTCCTGGAGCCGCGCGCCGACGGTTTCCGCAACTACCTGCGCCCGGGCGAGAAGACCCAGCCGGAGATCCTGCTGGTCGACCGCGCCTACATGCTGAACCTGACCGCGCCGGAGATGACCGTCCTGGTCGGCGGCCTGCGCGCGCTCGGCAATAACTTCGGCGGCACCCAGCACGGCGTGCTCACCGACAAGCCGGGCGTCCTCAGCAACGACTTCTTCCGCAACCTGCTCTCCCCGGGCACCAAGTGGAAGGCGTCGCAGACCGAGCACGTCTACGACATCGAGGACCTGGCGACCGGCGAGGTCAAGTGGACCGCCACCGCCGTCGACCTCATCTTCGGCTCCAACTCGCAGCTGCGGGCGCTGGCCGAGGTCTACGCGAGCTCGGACGCCACCGAGAAGTTCGTGAACGACTTCGTCGCGGCGTGGACGAAGGTCATGGAGCTCGACCGGTACGACCTGGTCTGA